From Penaeus monodon isolate SGIC_2016 chromosome 6, NSTDA_Pmon_1, whole genome shotgun sequence, the proteins below share one genomic window:
- the LOC119574267 gene encoding collagen alpha-1(XXVII) chain-like isoform X12, protein MTAKQEKFDISLDRMLDDLKTTVGSDGEMSGTEGRSDSTLVSSFRSSSRSEPRSSSRGGSRTGSALGMVEDGGHMKHSRREYLSPDEKTHVVTEKYEYDTGDTSKTSHYQKKVMKSTYSNYNSMSAGSLDDPPTHALESPPQTSRPAGTKGGEEGYVPAPDSSDTDTLKTDTLKTTKTVSSDYSTLGRLRKNIRELDTLIDSLEDSEQGGEPTTNASAEAQSETVVVVAKQESKVSTQITAPAPEVAAEPALALTLATAQAQSQASPSSRAPQESHIQTVVETRSSTTSQQQVAKESTTPSSGLTNGTAPASQPTRYDGDDEMIDDKSGEVRRIVWRNRFEKTYETQDSRPTATVSIEDEARRRQLIQRQQQHTSTSASTSTLSSPPGPSSPPQVSPGSQSWKDPIPMPTPPQLSPREPGVAYIYTYGNTGGSGVQHMPPLNYVTVPGPSSVPPSEGAPSPTPSQLQGPQPIIYHYSYHYTIQPGQPLPDGAPPPPGGLPSGSPPALQMAPSSQPPSSSTETIRTVHQTISGQPGQPGQPGQPGQPGQPGQPGHLVQPGQPGQPAQPGQPGYPGQPSSSVTNYNIQSYSSSSRSKTSSVTHTDTSTVYPGGPGGPGGPHGPGGPHGPGGPYGPGGPHGPGAPGGPDGPRGPTGPGYDGPAHPSKPYGPGEPDGPGRTTEPGQPGNISITINKTTTTRTTHAFPGGPDHPGGAGDVPPVTSTPYPSRGRSVSPEPHGPRSNSPHHVTYVTHVTRNTHSDSLDRVRRPKNETLPFPNTSPIRPAGDNKIPRRVDDLMTSFSDSEDGPGHPRHSPHRGDPADQQPLLPQNSQIVVKADADAKAVAEANADPKKEPTKNKAGPPVYYPPGHELFHETMHTMTLREGGGRRGKAKWRMERSAGYKESSSHSESKGGMTMVPVCLPLCCGAACVVM, encoded by the exons ATGACTGCTAAGCAAGAGAAATTTGACATATCTTTAG ACCGGATGCTCGATGACCTAAAGACGACCGTAGGAAGCGACGGCGAGATGTCGGGGACGGAAGGGCGCTCAGACTCCACCCTCGTCTCCTCCTTCAG GAGCAGCTCCCGCAGCGAGCCCCGCAGCAGTTCGCGAGGGGGGTCCCGCACCGGCAGCGCCCTCGGCATGGTGGAGGACGGTGGCCACATGAAGCACTCACGCAGAGAGTACCTGTCGCCTGACGAGAAGACCCACGTCGTCACCGAGAAGTACGAATACGACACAGGTGATACAAGTAAG ACTAGTCACTATCAGAAGAAAGTGATGAAGTCGACCTACTCGAACTACAACTCGATGAGCGCAGGCAGCCTGGACGACCCACCGACCCACGCCCTTGAGTCCCCGCCACAGACCTCGCGTCCTGCCGGCACTAAAG GTGGGGAGGAAGGCTATGTCCCGGCTCCGGACTCCAGTGACACCGACACACTCAAAACTGATACCCTGAAAACTACAAAGACCGTTAGCTCAGATTACTCAACATTGGGGCGACTTCGCAAAAACATCAGGGAATTAGACACACTTATTGACTCCCTCGAAGACTCAGAGCAAGGCGGAGAGCCCACAACAAATGCCAGCGCCGAAGCTCAGTCCGAGACGGTTGTCGTTGTAGCCAAGCAGGAGTCCAAAGTCTCGACACAGATCACAGCCCCGGCGCCCGAGGTCGCGGCCGAACCCGCCCTGGCTCTCACGCTGGCGACGGCGCAGGCTCAGTCCCAAGCGAGTCCGTCCTCGCGGGCCCCTCAAGAGTCACACATACAGACAGTCGTTGAGACTCGCAGCAGCACAACCTCCCAGCAGCAGGTGGCGAAGGAGA GTACAACGCCGTCCTCTGGCTTGACCAACGGCACCGCGCCCGCCAGCCAACCTACAAGATACGA CGGTGACGATGAGATGATCGACGACAAGAGCGGAGAAGTGCGACGCATCGTCTGGCGCAACAGGTTCGAGAAGACCTACGAGACACAGGACTCTAGGCCGACGGCCACG GTAAGCATCGAGGACGAGGCCCGCCGCCGTCAGCTGATTCAGCGTCAGCAGCAGCACACTTCGACGTCAGCCTCCACCTCcacgctctcctctccccccggACCCAGCTCTCCTCCGCAA GTATCTCCCGGAAGCCAGTCGTGGAAGGACCCGATCCCAATGCCGACGCCGCCGCAGCTCTCCCCGCGAGAGCCAGGCGTCGCCTACATCTACACCTACGGGAACACCGGAGGGTCAGGCGTGCAGCACATGCCGCCGCTGAATTACGTCACGGTTCCCGGTCCCTCGTCGGTGCCTCCGAGTGAAGGCGCGCCGTCGCCCACTCCGTCGCAGCTGCAGGGCCCGCAGCCCATCATCTACCACTACTCTTATCACTACACAATCCAGCCCGGCCAGCCACTTCCCGACGGGGCTCCTCCCCCTCCAGGAGGACTTCCTTCAGGGTCCCCACCAGCTCTCCAGATGGCTCCCTCCTCCCAGCCGCCGTCCTCGTCCACCGAGACCATTCGCACAGTTCATCAAACCATTTCAGGTCAGCCCGGCCAGCCCGGCCAGCCCGGCCAGCCTGGCCAGCCTGGCCAGCCTGGTCAGCCGGGTCATCTCGTCCAGCCAGGCCAACCCGGTCAACCAGCTCAACCTGGTCAGCCAGGTTATCCTGGACAGCCGTCCTCATCTGTTACCAACTACAATATCCAATCCTACTCTTCCAGCAGCCGCTCAAAGACATCCTcggtcacgcacacagacacatccacAGTATACCCTGGTGGACCTGGGGGGCCCGGTGGTCCTCATGGCCCAGGGGGTCCTCATGGTCCAGGCGGCCCTTATGGCCCAGGTGGCCCTCATGGCCCTGGAGCGCCTGGTGGTCCTGACGGCCCAAGGGGTCCTACTGGCCCTGGGTATGATGGACCTGCGCATCCTTCCAAACCTTATGGTCCCGGTGAACCCGATGGCCCCGGCAGAACCACCGAGCCTGGCCAGCCCGGAaatatctccatcaccatcaataAAACGACAACAACGCGCACCACGCACGCCTTCCCGGGCGGTCCTGACCACCCCGGAGGCGCTGGCGACGTCCCCCCTGTTACCTCAACCCCTTACCCGAGCCGCGGCAGGTCGGTGTCCCCCGAGCCACATGGCCCGAGGAGCAACTCGCCGCACCACGTGACGTACGTGACGCATgtcacaagaaacacacactccGACTCCCTGGACCGCGTCAGAAGGCCAAAGAACGAGACTCTTCCATTCCCCAACACCTCGCCCATACGACCTGCTGGAGACAACAAGATCCCTCGCCGAGTGGATGATCTCATGACCTCATTCTCCGATTCCGAG GATGGTCCAGGCCACCCGAGGCACTCTCCACACCGCGGAGACCCAGCTGACCAGCAACCTCTGCTGCCACAAAACAGTCAG ATTGTGGTGAAGGCTGATGCAGACGCCAAGGCCGTCGCCGAAGCAAACGCAGATCCGAAGAAAGAACCAACGAAAAACAAAGCTGGACCTCCCGTCTATTATCCTCCGGGCCATGAGCTCTTCCACGAAACTATGCAC ACTATGACGCTGAGGGAGGGCGGTGGTCGCCGAGGGAAGGCGAAGTGGAGAATGGAGCGATCTGCAGGATACAAGGAGAGTTCTTCCCATTCTGAATCCAAAGGAGGCATGACAATGGTGCCCGTCTGTTTGCCACTATGCTGTGGGGCCGCTTGCGTTGTAATGTAA
- the LOC119574267 gene encoding proteoglycan 4-like isoform X7: MTAKQEKFDISLDRMLDDLKTTVGSDGEMSGTEGRSDSTLVSSFRSSSRSEPRSSSRGGSRTGSALGMVEDGGHMKHSRREYLSPDEKTHVVTEKYEYDTGDTSKTSHYQKKVMKSTYSNYNSMSAGSLDDPPTHALESPPQTSRPAGTKVISASQKVANKLVDALASIGGEEGYVPAPDSSDTDTLKTDTLKTTKTVSSDYSTLGRLRKNIRELDTLIDSLEDSEQGGEPTTNASAEAQSETVVVVAKQESKVSTQITAPAPEVAAEPALALTLATAQAQSQASPSSRAPQESHIQTVVETRSSTTSQQQVAKESTTPSSGLTNGTAPASQPTRYDGDDEMIDDKSGEVRRIVWRNRFEKTYETQDSRPTATVSIEDEARRRQLIQRQQQHTSTSASTSTLSSPPGPSSPPQRGPSSPRLPQLQCAVYWPGLGVGPNVSPGSQSWKDPIPMPTPPQLSPREPGVAYIYTYGNTGGSGVQHMPPLNYVTVPGPSSVPPSEGAPSPTPSQLQGPQPIIYHYSYHYTIQPGQPLPDGAPPPPGGLPSGSPPALQMAPSSQPPSSSTETIRTVHQTISGQPGQPGQPGQPGQPGQPGQPGHLVQPGQPGQPAQPGQPGYPGQPSSSVTNYNIQSYSSSSRSKTSSVTHTDTSTVYPGGPGGPGGPHGPGGPHGPGGPYGPGGPHGPGAPGGPDGPRGPTGPGYDGPAHPSKPYGPGEPDGPGRTTEPGQPGNISITINKTTTTRTTHAFPGGPDHPGGAGDVPPVTSTPYPSRGRSVSPEPHGPRSNSPHHVTYVTHVTRNTHSDSLDRVRRPKNETLPFPNTSPIRPAGDNKIPRRVDDLMTSFSDSEDGPGHPRHSPHRGDPADQQPLLPQNSQIVVKADADAKAVAEANADPKKEPTKNKAGPPVYYPPGHELFHETMHTMTLREGGGRRGKAKWRMERSAGYKESSSHSESKGGMTMVPVCLPLCCGAACVVM, from the exons ATGACTGCTAAGCAAGAGAAATTTGACATATCTTTAG ACCGGATGCTCGATGACCTAAAGACGACCGTAGGAAGCGACGGCGAGATGTCGGGGACGGAAGGGCGCTCAGACTCCACCCTCGTCTCCTCCTTCAG GAGCAGCTCCCGCAGCGAGCCCCGCAGCAGTTCGCGAGGGGGGTCCCGCACCGGCAGCGCCCTCGGCATGGTGGAGGACGGTGGCCACATGAAGCACTCACGCAGAGAGTACCTGTCGCCTGACGAGAAGACCCACGTCGTCACCGAGAAGTACGAATACGACACAGGTGATACAAGTAAG ACTAGTCACTATCAGAAGAAAGTGATGAAGTCGACCTACTCGAACTACAACTCGATGAGCGCAGGCAGCCTGGACGACCCACCGACCCACGCCCTTGAGTCCCCGCCACAGACCTCGCGTCCTGCCGGCACTAAAG TTATCAGTGCTTCCCAGAAAGTAGCAAACAAATTGGTTGATGCGCTGGCCAGTATAG GTGGGGAGGAAGGCTATGTCCCGGCTCCGGACTCCAGTGACACCGACACACTCAAAACTGATACCCTGAAAACTACAAAGACCGTTAGCTCAGATTACTCAACATTGGGGCGACTTCGCAAAAACATCAGGGAATTAGACACACTTATTGACTCCCTCGAAGACTCAGAGCAAGGCGGAGAGCCCACAACAAATGCCAGCGCCGAAGCTCAGTCCGAGACGGTTGTCGTTGTAGCCAAGCAGGAGTCCAAAGTCTCGACACAGATCACAGCCCCGGCGCCCGAGGTCGCGGCCGAACCCGCCCTGGCTCTCACGCTGGCGACGGCGCAGGCTCAGTCCCAAGCGAGTCCGTCCTCGCGGGCCCCTCAAGAGTCACACATACAGACAGTCGTTGAGACTCGCAGCAGCACAACCTCCCAGCAGCAGGTGGCGAAGGAGA GTACAACGCCGTCCTCTGGCTTGACCAACGGCACCGCGCCCGCCAGCCAACCTACAAGATACGA CGGTGACGATGAGATGATCGACGACAAGAGCGGAGAAGTGCGACGCATCGTCTGGCGCAACAGGTTCGAGAAGACCTACGAGACACAGGACTCTAGGCCGACGGCCACG GTAAGCATCGAGGACGAGGCCCGCCGCCGTCAGCTGATTCAGCGTCAGCAGCAGCACACTTCGACGTCAGCCTCCACCTCcacgctctcctctccccccggACCCAGCTCTCCTCCGCAA CGCGGGCCGTCCTCGCCCCGACTGCCGCAGTTGCAGTGTGCCGTGTACTGGCCAGGCTTGGGCGTCGGCCCCAAC GTATCTCCCGGAAGCCAGTCGTGGAAGGACCCGATCCCAATGCCGACGCCGCCGCAGCTCTCCCCGCGAGAGCCAGGCGTCGCCTACATCTACACCTACGGGAACACCGGAGGGTCAGGCGTGCAGCACATGCCGCCGCTGAATTACGTCACGGTTCCCGGTCCCTCGTCGGTGCCTCCGAGTGAAGGCGCGCCGTCGCCCACTCCGTCGCAGCTGCAGGGCCCGCAGCCCATCATCTACCACTACTCTTATCACTACACAATCCAGCCCGGCCAGCCACTTCCCGACGGGGCTCCTCCCCCTCCAGGAGGACTTCCTTCAGGGTCCCCACCAGCTCTCCAGATGGCTCCCTCCTCCCAGCCGCCGTCCTCGTCCACCGAGACCATTCGCACAGTTCATCAAACCATTTCAGGTCAGCCCGGCCAGCCCGGCCAGCCCGGCCAGCCTGGCCAGCCTGGCCAGCCTGGTCAGCCGGGTCATCTCGTCCAGCCAGGCCAACCCGGTCAACCAGCTCAACCTGGTCAGCCAGGTTATCCTGGACAGCCGTCCTCATCTGTTACCAACTACAATATCCAATCCTACTCTTCCAGCAGCCGCTCAAAGACATCCTcggtcacgcacacagacacatccacAGTATACCCTGGTGGACCTGGGGGGCCCGGTGGTCCTCATGGCCCAGGGGGTCCTCATGGTCCAGGCGGCCCTTATGGCCCAGGTGGCCCTCATGGCCCTGGAGCGCCTGGTGGTCCTGACGGCCCAAGGGGTCCTACTGGCCCTGGGTATGATGGACCTGCGCATCCTTCCAAACCTTATGGTCCCGGTGAACCCGATGGCCCCGGCAGAACCACCGAGCCTGGCCAGCCCGGAaatatctccatcaccatcaataAAACGACAACAACGCGCACCACGCACGCCTTCCCGGGCGGTCCTGACCACCCCGGAGGCGCTGGCGACGTCCCCCCTGTTACCTCAACCCCTTACCCGAGCCGCGGCAGGTCGGTGTCCCCCGAGCCACATGGCCCGAGGAGCAACTCGCCGCACCACGTGACGTACGTGACGCATgtcacaagaaacacacactccGACTCCCTGGACCGCGTCAGAAGGCCAAAGAACGAGACTCTTCCATTCCCCAACACCTCGCCCATACGACCTGCTGGAGACAACAAGATCCCTCGCCGAGTGGATGATCTCATGACCTCATTCTCCGATTCCGAG GATGGTCCAGGCCACCCGAGGCACTCTCCACACCGCGGAGACCCAGCTGACCAGCAACCTCTGCTGCCACAAAACAGTCAG ATTGTGGTGAAGGCTGATGCAGACGCCAAGGCCGTCGCCGAAGCAAACGCAGATCCGAAGAAAGAACCAACGAAAAACAAAGCTGGACCTCCCGTCTATTATCCTCCGGGCCATGAGCTCTTCCACGAAACTATGCAC ACTATGACGCTGAGGGAGGGCGGTGGTCGCCGAGGGAAGGCGAAGTGGAGAATGGAGCGATCTGCAGGATACAAGGAGAGTTCTTCCCATTCTGAATCCAAAGGAGGCATGACAATGGTGCCCGTCTGTTTGCCACTATGCTGTGGGGCCGCTTGCGTTGTAATGTAA
- the LOC119574267 gene encoding collagen alpha-1(XXVII) chain-like isoform X2: protein MTAKQEKFDISLDRMLDDLKTTVGSDGEMSGTEGRSDSTLVSSFSQHRAPSPDERLDATFLDIFRSSSRSEPRSSSRGGSRTGSALGMVEDGGHMKHSRREYLSPDEKTHVVTEKYEYDTGDTSKTSHYQKKVMKSTYSNYNSMSAGSLDDPPTHALESPPQTSRPAGTKVISASQKVANKLVDALASIGGEEGYVPAPDSSDTDTLKTDTLKTTKTVSSDYSTLGRLRKNIRELDTLIDSLEDSEQGGEPTTNASAEAQSETVVVVAKQESKVSTQITAPAPEVAAEPALALTLATAQAQSQASPSSRAPQESHIQTVVETRSSTTSQQQVAKESTTPSSGLTNGTAPASQPTRYDGDDEMIDDKSGEVRRIVWRNRFEKTYETQDSRPTATVSIEDEARRRQLIQRQQQHTSTSASTSTLSSPPGPSSPPQRGPSSPRLPQLQCAVYWPGLGVGPNVSPGSQSWKDPIPMPTPPQLSPREPGVAYIYTYGNTGGSGVQHMPPLNYVTVPGPSSVPPSEGAPSPTPSQLQGPQPIIYHYSYHYTIQPGQPLPDGAPPPPGGLPSGSPPALQMAPSSQPPSSSTETIRTVHQTISGQPGQPGQPGQPGQPGQPGQPGHLVQPGQPGQPAQPGQPGYPGQPSSSVTNYNIQSYSSSSRSKTSSVTHTDTSTVYPGGPGGPGGPHGPGGPHGPGGPYGPGGPHGPGAPGGPDGPRGPTGPGYDGPAHPSKPYGPGEPDGPGRTTEPGQPGNISITINKTTTTRTTHAFPGGPDHPGGAGDVPPVTSTPYPSRGRSVSPEPHGPRSNSPHHVTYVTHVTRNTHSDSLDRVRRPKNETLPFPNTSPIRPAGDNKIPRRVDDLMTSFSDSEDGPGHPRHSPHRGDPADQQPLLPQNSQIVVKADADAKAVAEANADPKKEPTKNKAGPPVYYPPGHELFHETMHTMTLREGGGRRGKAKWRMERSAGYKESSSHSESKGGMTMVPVCLPLCCGAACVVM, encoded by the exons ATGACTGCTAAGCAAGAGAAATTTGACATATCTTTAG ACCGGATGCTCGATGACCTAAAGACGACCGTAGGAAGCGACGGCGAGATGTCGGGGACGGAAGGGCGCTCAGACTCCACCCTCGTCTCCTCCTTCAG CCAACACAGAGCCCCTTCGCCCGACGAGAGGCTCGACGCGACCTTCCTCGACATCTTCAG GAGCAGCTCCCGCAGCGAGCCCCGCAGCAGTTCGCGAGGGGGGTCCCGCACCGGCAGCGCCCTCGGCATGGTGGAGGACGGTGGCCACATGAAGCACTCACGCAGAGAGTACCTGTCGCCTGACGAGAAGACCCACGTCGTCACCGAGAAGTACGAATACGACACAGGTGATACAAGTAAG ACTAGTCACTATCAGAAGAAAGTGATGAAGTCGACCTACTCGAACTACAACTCGATGAGCGCAGGCAGCCTGGACGACCCACCGACCCACGCCCTTGAGTCCCCGCCACAGACCTCGCGTCCTGCCGGCACTAAAG TTATCAGTGCTTCCCAGAAAGTAGCAAACAAATTGGTTGATGCGCTGGCCAGTATAG GTGGGGAGGAAGGCTATGTCCCGGCTCCGGACTCCAGTGACACCGACACACTCAAAACTGATACCCTGAAAACTACAAAGACCGTTAGCTCAGATTACTCAACATTGGGGCGACTTCGCAAAAACATCAGGGAATTAGACACACTTATTGACTCCCTCGAAGACTCAGAGCAAGGCGGAGAGCCCACAACAAATGCCAGCGCCGAAGCTCAGTCCGAGACGGTTGTCGTTGTAGCCAAGCAGGAGTCCAAAGTCTCGACACAGATCACAGCCCCGGCGCCCGAGGTCGCGGCCGAACCCGCCCTGGCTCTCACGCTGGCGACGGCGCAGGCTCAGTCCCAAGCGAGTCCGTCCTCGCGGGCCCCTCAAGAGTCACACATACAGACAGTCGTTGAGACTCGCAGCAGCACAACCTCCCAGCAGCAGGTGGCGAAGGAGA GTACAACGCCGTCCTCTGGCTTGACCAACGGCACCGCGCCCGCCAGCCAACCTACAAGATACGA CGGTGACGATGAGATGATCGACGACAAGAGCGGAGAAGTGCGACGCATCGTCTGGCGCAACAGGTTCGAGAAGACCTACGAGACACAGGACTCTAGGCCGACGGCCACG GTAAGCATCGAGGACGAGGCCCGCCGCCGTCAGCTGATTCAGCGTCAGCAGCAGCACACTTCGACGTCAGCCTCCACCTCcacgctctcctctccccccggACCCAGCTCTCCTCCGCAA CGCGGGCCGTCCTCGCCCCGACTGCCGCAGTTGCAGTGTGCCGTGTACTGGCCAGGCTTGGGCGTCGGCCCCAAC GTATCTCCCGGAAGCCAGTCGTGGAAGGACCCGATCCCAATGCCGACGCCGCCGCAGCTCTCCCCGCGAGAGCCAGGCGTCGCCTACATCTACACCTACGGGAACACCGGAGGGTCAGGCGTGCAGCACATGCCGCCGCTGAATTACGTCACGGTTCCCGGTCCCTCGTCGGTGCCTCCGAGTGAAGGCGCGCCGTCGCCCACTCCGTCGCAGCTGCAGGGCCCGCAGCCCATCATCTACCACTACTCTTATCACTACACAATCCAGCCCGGCCAGCCACTTCCCGACGGGGCTCCTCCCCCTCCAGGAGGACTTCCTTCAGGGTCCCCACCAGCTCTCCAGATGGCTCCCTCCTCCCAGCCGCCGTCCTCGTCCACCGAGACCATTCGCACAGTTCATCAAACCATTTCAGGTCAGCCCGGCCAGCCCGGCCAGCCCGGCCAGCCTGGCCAGCCTGGCCAGCCTGGTCAGCCGGGTCATCTCGTCCAGCCAGGCCAACCCGGTCAACCAGCTCAACCTGGTCAGCCAGGTTATCCTGGACAGCCGTCCTCATCTGTTACCAACTACAATATCCAATCCTACTCTTCCAGCAGCCGCTCAAAGACATCCTcggtcacgcacacagacacatccacAGTATACCCTGGTGGACCTGGGGGGCCCGGTGGTCCTCATGGCCCAGGGGGTCCTCATGGTCCAGGCGGCCCTTATGGCCCAGGTGGCCCTCATGGCCCTGGAGCGCCTGGTGGTCCTGACGGCCCAAGGGGTCCTACTGGCCCTGGGTATGATGGACCTGCGCATCCTTCCAAACCTTATGGTCCCGGTGAACCCGATGGCCCCGGCAGAACCACCGAGCCTGGCCAGCCCGGAaatatctccatcaccatcaataAAACGACAACAACGCGCACCACGCACGCCTTCCCGGGCGGTCCTGACCACCCCGGAGGCGCTGGCGACGTCCCCCCTGTTACCTCAACCCCTTACCCGAGCCGCGGCAGGTCGGTGTCCCCCGAGCCACATGGCCCGAGGAGCAACTCGCCGCACCACGTGACGTACGTGACGCATgtcacaagaaacacacactccGACTCCCTGGACCGCGTCAGAAGGCCAAAGAACGAGACTCTTCCATTCCCCAACACCTCGCCCATACGACCTGCTGGAGACAACAAGATCCCTCGCCGAGTGGATGATCTCATGACCTCATTCTCCGATTCCGAG GATGGTCCAGGCCACCCGAGGCACTCTCCACACCGCGGAGACCCAGCTGACCAGCAACCTCTGCTGCCACAAAACAGTCAG ATTGTGGTGAAGGCTGATGCAGACGCCAAGGCCGTCGCCGAAGCAAACGCAGATCCGAAGAAAGAACCAACGAAAAACAAAGCTGGACCTCCCGTCTATTATCCTCCGGGCCATGAGCTCTTCCACGAAACTATGCAC ACTATGACGCTGAGGGAGGGCGGTGGTCGCCGAGGGAAGGCGAAGTGGAGAATGGAGCGATCTGCAGGATACAAGGAGAGTTCTTCCCATTCTGAATCCAAAGGAGGCATGACAATGGTGCCCGTCTGTTTGCCACTATGCTGTGGGGCCGCTTGCGTTGTAATGTAA